From Tiliqua scincoides isolate rTilSci1 chromosome 2, rTilSci1.hap2, whole genome shotgun sequence, the proteins below share one genomic window:
- the PIGO gene encoding GPI ethanolamine phosphate transferase 3 — MRRAVAWLALAWAALLLAAALALFGSGFLLVRLELPHRSACALPPGPGAAAGRGPGSCWLPRRRFARAVLVLVDALRFDFARFEPARRAPRAFQNRLPTLHRLAGRHGRLFRFRADPPTTTMQRVKALATGGLPTFVDAGSNFASHAVHEDNLLAQLAANGRRVVFLGDDTWQGLFPRAFARAHFFPSFNVKDLHTVDDGILRHLLPTVDGGEWDLLIAHFLGVDHCGHKHGPDHPEMAKKLSQMDEMLKSLVDHLANDTLLLVAGDHGMTGTGDHGGDSEDEVNAALFVYSKVPLFHSDPPEEPETVPQVNLVPTLALLLGVPVPYCSIGEVMADLFALEGDATTSVLAQLAAYGVNAKQVNRFLHSYSLAAQDISSEKLHRLQDLFAAAVEEHERLLAQEGPPELSHLEHLKSQFRHYLQEARAVCAESWARFHPARMVAGCALLISSCLLCYVASTVVSGLDYSYRHLLFYPVLWGLAGAALFGLACYLSGGAGMDLLLLASCGAAASQCGFFWHCWARRPGRRSHATSARPLSGGISLRQRLWTGLGPGIPWGILLARCGAMQSDSFVMAEARVAPFLLISLVLLMVLRLQWEGRLEGRLRSSPLLWLLGVILVCTRLSELFWQCREETPCCRSSPALAPLSSLQDPRAKNFYYVVCLAVVVCLVWGTRCWLRHYGNLNSPSALVLFVRWGFPLLAVCIGAYWAITSGAEEALVQRYEWLQLALVAFPRGVFSLVLTGLLLVLWNPVTVFVKDSHEQVRTGAPIVSPSSQAELLHVIPQLYRRMQESLKSRLDEARGGGSGATVAAYGLGSVYSAALLISLTLLGFLLVTLHSERLSLAFLLLFLEAFALLWVHTCVLTLSPQADPFTVPWSALVAWALAAAQFFYVTGHQPVFPAIHWRAAFVGFQEGHETHLLPALLVGANTFASHILFSAACPLLLLWPFVCEVPGSRGRKPKLEAHDKEEQMMEMRLREAPEKFSSALLQLGLKYLLVLGLQILACVLAAMILRRHLMVWKVFAPKFLFEALGFVVSAVFLLLGIGLVMRVDCAVSLWFKQVILAQPR; from the exons ATGCGGCGGGCGGTGGCGTGGCTGGCGCTGGCTTGGGCCGCGCTGCTGCTGGCGGCGGCGCTGGCGCTGTTCGGCAGCGGCTTCCTGCTGGTGCGCCTGGAGCTGCCGCACCGCAGCGCCTGCGCGCTCCCGCCGGGGCCCGGCGCCGCCGCCGGCCGCGGGCCCGGCTCGTGCTGGCTGCCGCGCCGCCGCTTCGCGCGCGCCGTGCTGGTGCTGGTGGACGCGCTGCGCTTCGACTTCGCGCGCTTCGAGCCGGCGCGCCGCGCCCCGCGCGCCTTCCAGAACCGGCTGCCGACGCTGCACCGCCTGGCGGGCCGCCACGGCCGCCTGTTCCGCTTCCGCGCCGACCcgcccaccaccaccatgcagCGCGTGAAGGCGCTCGCCACCGGCGGCCTGCCCACCTTCGTGGACGCGGGCAGCAACTTCGCCTCGCACGCCGTGCACGAGGACAACCTGCTGGCGCAGCTGGCCGCCAACG GCCGCCGAGTGGTCTTCCTGGGCGACGACACCTGGCAGGGGCTCTTCCCGCGCGCCTTCGCCCGCGCCCACTTCTTCCCCTCCTTCAACGTCAAGGACCTGCACACGGTCGACGACGGCATCCTGCGCCACCTGCTCCCCACTG tggaTGGCGGCGAGTGGGACCTGCTGATCGCTCACTTCCTGGGCGTGGATCACTGCGGCCACAAGCACGGGCCTGACCATCCCGAAATGGCCAAGAAGCTCTCCCAGATGGACGAAATGCTCAA GTCGCTGGTTGACCACCTGGCGAATGATACACTGCTCCTGGTAGCAGGGGACCACGGCATGACCGGGACAGGGGACCACGGGGGAGACAGTGAGGACGAGGTCAATGCTGCCCTCTTTGTGTACAGTAAAGTGCCCCTCTTCCACAGTGACCCACCTGAG GAGCCAGAGACAGTTCCGCAAGTCAATCTGGTCCCCACGTTGGCCCTGTTGCTGGGGGTGCCTGTGCCGTATTGCAGCATTGGGGAAGTGATGGCCGATCTCTTTGCCCTTGAGGGGGATGCCACCACCTCAGTTTTGGCCCAGCTTGCAGCGTACGGTGTCAATGCCAAGCAG GTCAACCGCTTCCTGCACTCCTACTCGCTGGCCGCCCAGGACATCTCGTCAGAGAAGCTGCACCGGCTCCAAGATCTGTTTGCTGCAGCAGTAGAGGAGCACGAGCGCCTCTTGGCCCAGGAGGGGCCTCCTGAACTGTCCCACCTGGAGCACCTCAAGAGTCAGTTCAGGCATTACCTGCAGGAGGCGCGGGCCGTGTGTGCCGAGTCCTGGGCCCGCTTCCATCCTGCCCGCATGGTGGCTGGCTGTGCACTCCTGATATCGTCCTGTCTGCTCTGCTACGTGGCGTCCACAGTGGTCTCTGGCCTGGACTACTCCTACCGCCACCTACTCTTCTACCCAGTGCTGTGGGGCTTGGCAGGGGCCGCACTCTTCGGGCTGGCTTGCTATCTCAGTGGCGGGGCTGGAATGGATCTGCTTCTGCTAGCTTCCTGCGGAGCAGCAGCCTCCCAGTGTGGGTTTTTCTGGCActgttgggccaggaggcctgggaggaggtcccATGCGACCAGTGCCCGCCCTCTGTCTGGTGGCATCAGCTtgaggcagaggctgtggacagggCTGGGTCCAGGCATCCCCTGGGGCATCCTCCTAGCACGCTGTGGCGCCATGCAGTCAGACAGCTTTGTGATGGCAGAAGCTCGGGTGGCGCCGTTCCTGCTGATTTCCCTGGTGCTGCTGATGGTGCTGaggctgcagtgggagggcaggctggagggcCGCCTCCGGTCCTCACCGCTGCTCTGGCTGCTGGGCGTCATCCTGGTCTGCACACGCCTGTCTGAGCTGTTCTGGCAGTGCCGCGAGGAGACGCCCTGCTGCcgctcctcccctgccctggccccgctatccagcctgcaggaccCACGGGCCAAGAACTTCTACTACGTTGTGTGCTTGGCCGTAGTTGTCTGTCTGGTGTGGGGCACACGCTGTTGGCTGCGCCACTACGGCAACCTGAACAGCCCCAGTGCGCTGGTACTCTTTGTGCGCTGGGGCTTCCCGCTGCTGGCGGTGTGCATTGGGGCCTATTGGGCCATCACCTCCGGGGCCGAGGAAGCCCTGGTGCAGCGCTATGAGTGGCTGCAGCTGGCTCTGGTGGCCTTTCCCCGGGGCGTCTTCAGCTTGGTGCTTACGGGTCTCCTGCTTGTCCTCTGGAACCCAGTGACTGTGTTTGTGAAGGACAGCCATGAGCAGGTGAGGACGGGGGCCCCCATCGTGTCTCCCAGCTCCCAGGCAGAGCTCCTGCATGTCATTCCGCAGCTCTACCGTCGGATGCAGGAGTCCCTGAAGAGCCGGCTGGATGAGGCCAGAGGCGGGGGCAGCGGGGCCACAGTGGCCGCTTACGGTCTCGGCAGCGTGTACTCAGCGGCTCTGCTCATCTCGCTGACCCTGCTGGGGTTTCTGCTCGTGACTCTGCACAGCGAGCGGCTCAGCCTGGCTTTCCTGCTGCTCTTCCTGGAGGCCTTTGCCTTGCTGTGGGTGCACACCTGTGTCCTGACCCTCTCCCCGCAGGCTG ATCCCTTCACCGTGCCGTGGTCTGCGCTCGTCGCTTGGGCTCTGGCCGCCGCTCAGTTTTTCTATGTCACGGGGCACCAACCGGTCTTTCCTGCCATCCACTGGCGTGCAGCCTTTGTAGGGTTCCAGGAGGGCCACGAGACCCACCTGCTGCCAGCCCTCCTGGTTGGGGCCAACACCTTTGCCTCGCACATCCTCTTCTCAG ctgcctgTCCTTTGCTTCTGCTTTGGCCTTTTGTCTGCGAGGTGCCCGGCTCAAGGGGTAGGAAGCCGAAACTGGAGGCGCATGACAAGGAGGAGCAGATGATGGAGATGAGGCTGCGGGAAGCGCCAGAGAAGTTTTCATCAGCCCTTCTGCAGCTGGGGCTCAAGTATTTGCTTGTTCTGGGACTTCAG ATCCTGGCTTGTGTCCTGGCAGCCATGATCCTCAGAAGACACCTGATGGTGTGGAAAGTGTTTGCCCCAAA GTTCCTCTTTGAAGCACTGGGATTTGTGGTGAGCGCTGTCTTCCTCCTGCTGGGCATCGGCCTGGTGATGCGCGTGGACTGTGCTGTCAGCTTGTGGTTCAAACAGGTCATCCTCGCACAGCCCAGGTAG